The Salvelinus alpinus chromosome 21, SLU_Salpinus.1, whole genome shotgun sequence genome has a segment encoding these proteins:
- the LOC139548301 gene encoding calcium-binding protein 39 gives MPFPFGKSHKSPADIVKNLKDSMTVLEKHDISDKKAEKATEEVSKSLVAMKEILYGTNEKEPQTEAVAQLAQELYNSGLLSTLVADLQLIDFEGKKDVAQIFNNILRRQIGTRTPTVEYLCTQQNILFMLLKGYESPEIALNCGIMLRECIRHEPLAKITLGAEQFYDFFRYVEMSTFDIASDAFATFKDLLTRHKILSAEFLEQHYDRFFSEYEKLLHSENYVTKRQSLKLLGELLLDRHNFTIMTKYISKPENLKLMMNLLRDKSRNIQFEAFHVFKVFVANPNKTQPILDILLKNQTKLIEFLSKFQNDRTEDEQFNDEKTYLVKQIKDLKRPAPQEA, from the exons ATGCCGTTCCCCTTTGGCAAGTCCCACAAGTCGCCGGCAGACATCGTCAAGAACCTGAAGGACAGCATGACGGTGTTGGAGAAACATGACATCTCTGACAAGAAGGCTGAGAAG gccaCAGAGGAGGTGTCTAAGAGCCTGGTGGCGATGAAGGAGATTCTGTATGGCACCAATGAGAAGGAGCCCCAGACAGAGGCGGTGGCCCAGCTGGCCCAGGAGCTCTACAACAGCGGCCTGCTCAGCACCCTCGTAGCTGACCTGCAGCTCATCGACTTTGAG GGTAAGAAGGATGTGGCTCAGATCTTCAACAACATTCTGAGACGTCAGATCGGGACGCGGACGCCCACAGTGGAGTACCTCTGCACTCAGCAGAACATCCTCTTCATGCTGCTCAAAGG GTACGAGTCTCCAGAGATCGCTCTGAACTGTGGCATCATGCTGAGGGAGTGTATCAGGCACGAGCCACTGGCCAAGATCACCCTGGGGGCCGAGCAGTTCTACGACTTCTTCAGATACGTGGAGATGTCCACGTTCGACATCGCTTCAGACGCATTCGCCACTTTTAAA GACTTGCTAACGAGACACAAGATTCTGAGTGCAGAGTTCCTGGAGCAGCATTACGACAGG TTCTTCAGTGAATATGAGAAGTTACTCCACTCAGAGAACTACGTGACTAAAAGGCAGTCCCTCAAG TTGCTGGGAGAGCTTCTTCTCGATCGACACAATTTCACCATCATGACGAAATACATCAGCAAGCCAGAGAACCTCAAGCTAATGATGAACCTTCTTCGGGACAAAAGCCGCAACATCCAGTTTGAGGCCTTCCACGTCttcaag GTGTTTGTGGCCAACCCCAACAAGACACAGCCCATCTTGGACATTCTTCTGAAGAACCAGACCAAACTCATCGAGTTCCTCTCCAAGTTCCAGAACGACAGGACGGAGGACGAACAGTTCAACGATGAAAAGACGTATCTGGTCAAACAGATCAAAGATCTGAAGAGGCCAGCCCCCCAGGAGGCCTGA